In Chitinophagaceae bacterium, the genomic window AACGAAAACGGTAAACTGGATGCTGGAGAAGATCTGATTGCGAATGGAATACTTGACCGGTATATATTACCTGAACCTCCCGCTACGCCCAAGGTGAAGATAATTCCTGCATCAAATAGTGTTAAGATTTATTGGGATAACCGGGCAGAATATTCCATAGATCCGATTTCGAGAGAAATGGATTTTGAAGGCTACCGGATTTACCGTTCGAATGCAGGTGATGATGTTCAACAAATAAGCACACAGAATCAGATTGCCCAGTGGGATAATCCTGGTAATTCTATCGGCTACAATAATGGATTTGAAGCCATTCGATTACCATCTCCCATGTATTTTGAAGGGGATACGACTGCCTACCAATACAAGTTTGAATTGAATAATTTATTGAACGGATGGCAATATGTTTTTATCATTACTGCTTTTGATCAGGGCGATCCGGCACTGGCACTTACCTCACTGGAATCGTCTTTTGTGGAGAATACATTTCGTGTTTGGTCAGGTACCGCTGTAAACAATTTTGAAGAGAAAAATCAGTCAACGAAAGTAGGAGTGTACCCGAATCCGTATAAAGTCTCTGCGTCGTGGGATGGCCCGTCTTCAGAAACAAAAAAGATTTATTTTTATAACCTTCCGCAACAATGCGAAATCAGGATTTACACTTTGGCCGGCGATATAGTGGCGACACTCAATCATGATGCTGCAGATTATAATGGTTCTGACATTCAATGGTATGCAAACTATGCGGGAAGCACAGACCAAAGAATTCTACCCGGCGGAGAACATGCCTGGGATATTCTATCAGAAAGCAAGCAAAGCATTTCGCAGGGCATCTATTTGTTTTCAGTGAAGGATTTAAGCAGCAACATTATTCAGGAAGGACAGTTTGTGGTGATAAAGTGATTGTGAATAGTAAAAAGTGAATAGTGAATCGTTAATATCGTAATTTCAACAATAATATTTTTCAACAAAACATTAAACCTCCATTTCAAAAATTAAACTACCATGAAGAATTTTTTACTCAGTTGCGCTTTTTCATTATTGTGCATTTCCTCCTCTTTTGCGCAATATCCTTTGGTCAGCATCCACGACCTGCAATACATTGATGCTCCAAGTCTTGCTATAGGAGTTGATACCTCTATTTACTATCTCGACACGGTTCAAGTGGAAGGAATAGTAACTTTTGATCCATGTGACTATGGACTGAGTACTACCGGTGGCCGTGTTGGAACGTGGTTGCAGGATGGCGCCGGCGGAGCGTTCAATGGGGTACATGTGTTGATTGATGCCGCTGCTATCGGTTACACACCGGGTTTAAACACATTAAATAATGATGTGCAGTTCATTGATAATTTTCAGGTAGGTAACAAAGTGAAGTGCACCGGAATTGTTAGCAACTTCGGCTTAACAGGCGCTCCTGTTCCAGGCAATAGTCAGATTCTGCTTCTGCCGGTAGCTTCTTCAATTACCGGAATTGGGCAGGCTGTGCCAACACCTCCATTACTTACCATCAATCAATTCAGCCAAAATGATGGAACGGGCGGACAAATTATCCAACGCACCACCGGTGAACAGTGGGAAGGAACGTATGTACAGTTTAACAATGTGCAGGTGGTTGATATTTCTTACGGTACAGGAAGCAGTACAGGAAGAGTATTCTGGAGCATTCAGGATCAAAGCGGAAATAAGATACAAATACGTGACGTGTCAGGTTGGATGAGAAATGATACCAGTGATAATTTCTGTACTTCATCAGGATCGAATACGCCAACAGCGTGGGATGTTGCTCCATATGCCAATGCAACCATCTCATTTGTCAAGGGCCAGATAGTAGAGTATTGTTCTACTACGAGTGGTTGTAATTATGCTGTTTCACCAAGGGATTTTAATGACATTGGTGTAATTACAGCAGCTCCACCGATCATCACCAATGTGAACCTGAGTAATCCTGTTCCATCAACCTCGGAAACACAAACAGTTTCGGCAAACATTACTGATGTAGATGGTTCTGTTACAAGCGCTACTTTATATTATTCCGTTGGATTAGGTAACGCGACTTTTTCTTCTGTGGCAATGTCAGGCAGTGGTTCAATCTGGAGCGGTACGATCCCTGCCATCACTACTGACAGTGTTTATGTCAACTATTGGATCAAGGCTCTTGACAATGGCGGCAATCATGCGAACTATCCTGATTCATTGGCAACAGGTTCATTTTACTGGGTAAATAACAGTGGTATCAATTCCATAAAAGATGTACAATGGAATCCCACCGGAAATGGGACTCCGGTGTATGCCAATAAAACTTTAAGTGATATTGATGTGGAAGGAATTGTCATGTCAACCACAGGATTTCTTGATCTTGGCCTGGTAACGATCCAGGATGGAGAAGGTCCCTGGCATGGAATATTTATGCGTGGACAAAATCTGAGTACGCTTCAGCGTGGCGACAAAATCAAGGTGACTAAAGCGAAAATCTATGAGAATTTTAATGTCACTTATCTCGACAGCACTACTTATACAGTTGTTTCAACAGGCAATACACTTTATAATGCCTATGGAGGACTCAGCACAGAATCTGTTCGTTTGGGAGTTTTTGATGAGACCGAGCCTTATGAAGGATCGCTGGTTGGTTTTGATGTTGTTTACGTTGTGAATCAAAATCCGGATAATCCCAGCACATTTGGCGAATGGTCAGTTGATGCAAATACCACCGATAACCTGGGAATGCGTTGTGATGATTATTCAAATGATATTGGTTTTGATTTTGGTTTGGACTCATTGTCGCTCAATCAAAATCTTGGCTATATCTACGGCATCATGTATTACAGTTTCAGCAATTGGAAAATTTTACCAAGAAACAAAAATGACATCGAAGGCTATCAAACATTAACAGGTATTGGAAATGATCCCCACCATCAATTGAATGGAGTGAAATTATATCCTAATCCGGCTACTGATCAATTCGATGTAGCATTCGATCTGAAACAGGCTGAAAACCTGACTATTGAATTGGTTGATGTTTCGGGTAAACTGATAAAGCAATTAAATAGTAATTACAAGTCAGGATTCAATCAGGTAAACATTGCAGCCAACACGCTACTGAATGGCATTTATTTCCTTCATATAAAGGGAGATGGCTTCAGCTATGCTACCAAATTGGTGATAGCTAAATAGTAATTGAGATATTAAACAATTTCAAAATTCCAAAGAAGTTTCTTTATAGCTTCTTTGGAATTTTTTTTTAACTACTTCCCTGAAAAATTAAGATAGCAGTAGTAAGGCCATTGAGCCATCCAGGCATCTATTCATTAAGCCATAAGGCTTCGGAAATCCTGTCATAACAAGCTGCTCCATTTTTGCAGATTTTTCCACCATCTGCCATTTCGTGCCAAAATTTTCCCATGGCATACTAAATGTTAGTACCTTCGCCGTCCAAAAAAAATCACTTTAAACTTAAAATCAATCAATAACTATGTCAAAAGTAAGCCTCAGGCCCTTGGCTGACCGCGTGTTGGTAAAACCAGCGGATGCCGAAGAAAAAACAAAAGGTGGGATCATCATCCCTGATACTGCGAAAGAAAAACCCATGAAGGGGAAAGTAATCGCTGTCGGAAATGGTAAAAAGGACGAACCCATGACGGTGAAAGCCGGCGATACGGTTCTTTATGGCAAGTATGCCGGAACAGAAATTACCATTGACAGCAATGAATACCTGATCATGCGTGAATCAGACATCTTCGCTATCGTTTAAAAAGTTAGGAGTTAATCGTCATTCGTTAATTGAAAACGAGCATCGGTTAACTTGAGTTTTCGACAATTAATAATTAACCAATAACCAATAATTTTAAAAGTTATGTCAAAAATAATCACCTATACCACGGATGCCCGTGACCGCCTTAAGAAAGGGGTTGACTCGCTGGCTGATGCTGTGAAAGTTACCCTTGGTCCTAAAGGACGTAATGTAGTTATTGAAAAGAAGTACGGTGCACCGCTGATCACCAAAGATGGTGTTACGGTAGCCAAAGAAATTGAACTCGAAGATCCCATCGAAAACATGGGCGCACAAATGCTGAAAGAAGTAGCTTCAAAAACTGCTGATATTGCAGGTGATGGAACTACTACTGCTACGGTGCTTGCTCAGGCAATGATTACTGCAGGATTGAAGAATGTTGCTGCAGGTGCCAATCCTATGGACCTGAAACGCGGTATGGACAATGCTGTAAGCAAAGTGATTGATAACCTGAAATCTCAATCTCAGAATGTTGGCAACGACAATAAAAAGATTGAGCAGGTTGCAACCATTTCTGCCAATAACGACAGTGAAATCGGAAAGCTGATTGCTGAAGCAATGGCCAAAGTGAAGAAGGAAGGAGTAATAACCGTTGAAGAAGCGAAAGGAACAGAAACAACAGTTGAGATTGTGGAAGGAATGCAATTCGATCGTGGTTACCTGTCACCGTATTTCGTAACTAATCCTGATAAGATGGAAGCCGATTTAGAGCGTCCATATATCCTTATTTACGATAAGAAAATAAGTTCCATGAAAGACCTGCTTCCGATTTTGGAGAAGGTAGCTCAGACTGGTGCGCCCTTATTGATTATAGCGGAAGACCTCGAAGGCGAAGCTCTTGCAACACTCGTTGTCAATAAGATTCGCGGCACCTTGAAAGTAACGGCTGTGAAAGCTCCGGGCTTTGGTGATCGCAGAAAAGAAATGCTGGAAGACATTGCCAAACTTACCGGCGGTATCGTGATCAGCGAAGAACAGGGATATAAACTGGAAAGCGCTACAGTAGCTTATCTTGGTAAAGCTGAAAAAATTGTAGTGGATAAAGACAATACGACAATCGTAAATGGTGCCGGTAAAAAAGCCGACATACTTGCACGTGTTAACCAGATCAAAGCGCAGATTGAAACTACTACCAGCGATTATGACAAAGAAAAATTGCAGGAACGTCTTGCAAAGCTTAGCGGTGGTGTTGCTGTAATGTATATCGGTGCTGCTTCTGAAATGGAAATGAAAGAGAAGAAGGCACGTGTTGACGATGCATTGCATGCTACACGCGCTGCTGTGGAAGAAGGAATTGTTCCGGGTGGTGGAGTGGCCTATATCCGCGCTATCGAATCATTGGATAAGTTAAAATCAGCCAATGAAGATGAAGAAACCGGAATCCAGATTGTTCGCCGTTCGCTTGAAGAACCTCTTCGCCAGATTGCCGCTAACGCAGGATTGGAAGGAAGCATCGTGGTTCAAAAAGTGAAAGAAGGCAAAGGTGATTTTGGATTTAACGCTCGCACGGAAGTCTATGAAAAAATGCTTGCTGCCGGTGTTATTGATCCTACCAAGGTTACACGTGTTGCATTGGAAAATGCGGTTTCAATCGCTTCCATGTTGCTTACAACGGAGTGTGTAATCGTTGATAAACCTAAGGAAGATAAAGCTCCAGCAATGCCTCCTGGCGGAATGGGTGGAATGGATTATTAAGAGTCATGAGTAGTTAGTGCTAATTAGTTAGTAATTGCAAATGCTCTTATTTCAATTTTAAAGGTGGTTCTTGCGAAAGCAGGAATCACCTTTTTCTTTTCTATACATCATCTTGGTCAGGCACAGCAATTTTTTTTTAAGGACACTTTCATGGAAGAACTATCAAAATGAATGTTGCTGTTGCAGCCATCCAGAATCCTAAAAACCAGCTTTTTATTGTGAATGATTTCCGGAGGCTTGAAAAAACAGGGTTTAACAGGTGTGTAACCAATCAAGTCCCGAAAAAATGTAAGGCCAATTCAACATGAAATCTGGCAAGAGAGTTACCGGTGACTCTTCCTTTTATAATATTGCTTTCCCCTACTATGATTAAACATCTCATGAGTTGCCTTTATTCTATGCGCGTAAATACCATGCTTACCACTAAAACCGGATGAAGACATGCTGTTGTTGAAAAGAAGATACGAGATTGAAAACTGCATCATAAAATACTGATCCTTATTCGCATCGCCACGTTGTTGACCGGGAGCCGTGATATATCCATAAAATTCTTCAGGATCTTTTTCATCCGACCTTCTTGAAATTTCATAAGCCAATGAAGCAGTTGCAGGGTCTGAAAAATAATTATTGAACTGATCCTGGGAAGCATATGAGGTGCTCACATCATCCATATAATCAGTCATTGTAAAACAATTGCGAAATTCAAAACCAAGGATTGCGCTTTGTGTCAGGTTATACCTAAAACCAAATCCTACCGGGAAAACAGCCTGAATAAGTGAATAGGGTTTTACATTAAGACTATCAAAACCCTGACCTTCTGTATGCAACGGTTGTAATTCAATGAGGTTGCCATTGTAAATGGTTTTAGGATTGAAATGCATCACTCCAACGCCGGCCAAAATATATGGGGCAAACCGGTAACGTTTTGATCCAGGCTCAAAATGTTTGAAGTTTAATTCTGCTGTGACTGCGCCTTCCATCAATGTTGACTGAAAGCTGAGGTTTCTGTACCACCGGTACCATTCCGGTGAAAATTGCGCTGTGGGTTGAATGAGAGAATCATTTCCCGCTATACCGGTATAGGTAAATGAAGTTTTAATGGTAAGTAAACCCCCAACATAATACCTGAAGTGGATTGATGCAGCAGGCTTTAACAGCGAAGTTTCAAGGTCGAAAACAAAAGGTCTTCCGATGTAATTTGCACCTCCAAGGTCACCCAAAAATCCGGTGACGCCGCCATCGATACCGATTTCCAACGCCTGCGCATTGGTATAAGTGGAATGCAGACAGAGCATTACAATTACCATAAGTCCGGCAAAACCAGGAATTTTCATCTTCAATTGAAAGTGTTTGCCAAATGTATAAAATTTGGAACAGTAAGATAATGACGAGCATTCTAAATGAAGCAATATCTAAAGACAAGTCATAAAAAAACAATTGATGTTATTACACAATGCATTAGGAGATAAGCTGGTGCAAGAACAAAATGAAAGTGTTAGAGCATCTGCAGGGTAACTTGTACGTAATAGTATTTCAGGATTTAAAAGCCGTAGTGCTTGTTAGTGGTGCTTGGCTTTCTTATGCTTTTTATGCTTAAACATCTGACTTGTTGAATGCACTTTGTGTGGAAATATATGGGATTTATTTCCGGCTTGAGAACCAAATCTGTTATTGAAGAGGATATATGAAATTGAAAACTGTGTCGTGAAATACTGATCTTTATTAGCGTCGCCGCGTTGTTGACCAGGTGCAGTTACATCCTGATAGAAGCCTTCCGGATCCTTTTCATCTGCCCTCATTGATAACTCATACGCTAAAGAAGCAACTTCCTGATCAGAAAAGTGCTTGCTGAACTGATTTTGTGAAACATAGGAAGTGCTGACGTCATCTATGTAATCGGTAAGCGTGAAATAGTTGCGGAATTCGAAACCAAAAACAAAGCTTTTCGAAATGTTGTATCTCAAGCCAACGCCTACCGGGAAAACAGGTTGAATGAGTGAGTAGGGTTTAATATCTACACTGTCAAACCCCTGACCTTCTGTATGAAGGGGCTGCAGTGCTACCAATGCGCCATTGTAGGATGCTTTAGGATTAAAATATATCATCCCGATTCCCGCTAAAACATACGGCGCAAATCTATATCGCATGGAGCCGGGTTCAAAATGCTTCAGATTTAATTCTCCTGTAATTGCGCCTTCTATAAGTTGCGATTGAAAGCTGAGATTGCGATACCATCTATACCATTCAGGTGAAAAGTCTTCTGATGGTTGAATGAGCGAATCATTTCCGGCAACATTGCTATAACTGAGGGAACCCTTGATCGAAAAAAGTCCGCCCACATAATATCTGAAATGAACGGAAGCAGCCGGTTTTGTAAGCGACGTTTCCAGGTCGAAAAAGAATGGTCGTCCGATTGCATTTGCACCACCGAGGTCGCCCAAAAAGCCGGTAACTCCTGCATCAACGCCCATGTCAAGAGCCTGAGAACGTAACATGGAAGTCTGAAGACAAAGCATCAGTATAAGCAGCAGTTTTACAAAACTGGGTTTAAGCATCAGCTTTTTAGTGTTTCACAAATCTATACAATTTGCAACATCCGGATCCTTTTGAAAAACGTAAAATGAGTTGAATTCTTTCTAAATGCAGCTAAATGGTTAGCCGTATTTTAAAAATGAATAATATTAAACCTACTGATTTTAACTGCAATTTCTTTTAATGAGTTTTCATTTCTGTGATGGTGACAAAAGGATAATGCAGGTTTGCAAAAAGACCACAGGTAAACGTATCACCGGTTAATACAAATGAAGTCAGAACTTCCTTCCCGTTCATCATATACAGGCTGTCCAGATTCTCAGGACTATAGTGTCCGTTATCGGTTTCCAGCAACCATCCGCAGCCATCCGCAGCAACAACGCCTGCAAAAATTATTTTTGCATTCACCAAACCCTCTTCTTTTTTGCAGGAAAAAAACAATATTTCAAGACAAACAAAAAACAATAAATACTTTTTCATCTTCAATTATTTATTAAGTGATTAATGGACGACGTATAGAAAATCAATCTTCACGATTTTCACACTTGTTAAGCATTTCTCCAATAGTTACGGTGGATATCGATTGATAGTCCAGACAAAAAAAAGAGATGCACATGCTGCATCTCTTTTTTCTTTTCTGAAATTATTTCCGGAAATATCAAACCTGCTCAGGATTCATCATCTTATTTCATTTTTGTTTTTTCGCTTGCTGCTTTAATCAGATTGAGTGCGCTGCCGGCTTTAAACCATTCAATTTGCGAAGCATTAAATGTCTGGTTTACAGCAAACTGATCGGTAGTTCCATCAGCATGGTGTAACAGCACAGTTAATGGCACATCAGGTGCAAAAGTGGTGAGGCCAAGAATATCAATCACATCATCTTCCTGAATTTTATCATAGTCAGCTTTATCAGCAAAGGTCAATCCCAACATGCCTTGTTTCTTTAAATTGGTTTCATGTATACGGGCAAATGATTTTACAATCACGGCTCTAACACCCAGATGTCGTGGTTCCATCGCGGCATGTTCACGTGATGACCCTTCGCCATAATTTTCATCACCTATTACAACTGTTCCTATTCCAGCAGCTTTGTAAGCTCGTTGCACGTTGGGAACTGAATCATATTTTCCCGTAAGTCCATTCTTAACCGTATCCGTCTTTTCATTAAAGAAGTTCATGGCCCCAATCAACATATTATTCGAAATATTATCAAGATGCCCACGGTATTTCAACCAGGGACCCGCCATCGAAATATGATCGGTGGTGCATTTTCCTTTGGCCTTAATCAGCAGGCGCAATCCTTTCAAATCAGTACCTTCCCATGCAGGAAAAGGATCAAGCAATTGTAATCTGTTTGAAGCCGGATCAACGGCAATCACCACATTTTTTCCATCTGCAGCAGGTGCCAGATAGCCTGCATCTTCCACAGCAAATCCCTTAACCGGAAGTTCAATGCCTTGAGGTTCATCAAGTCTTACACGCTCACCTTTTTCATTAATCAACTCATCAGTCAGCGGATTGAAAGATAGAGAACCTGCAAGTGCAAAAGCGGTAACAATTTCCGGAGAAGCTACAAAGGCATGCGTGCTTGCATTGCCATCGTTGCGTTTTGCGAAGTTTCTGTTATAAGATGTCAATATGGAATTCTTTTTAGTCGGGTCGGTGATGTGACGAGACCATTGACCGATACAGGGACCACAGGCATTGGCGAGCACCATTCCGCCTATGGATTCAAAAGTTGAAAGCATTCCATCCCGTTCAATGGTATAACGGATTTGCTCTGAACCCGGCGTAATCGTAAACTCTGAAACTGCTTTCAGTCTTTTATCAATTGCCTGTTGCGCAATAGAAGCCGAACGTGACATATCTTCATATGAAGAATTGGTGCAGGAGCCGATAAGTGCGACTTCCAGTTTATCAGGCCAGCCATTCTCAGCAACAGCAGCTTTAAATTTTGAAAGTGGCCAGGCAAGATCCGGTGTATAAGGTCCATTGATGTGTGGTTCAAGTGTATCAAGGTCAATCTCAATCACTTCATCATAATATTTTTCAGGGTTGATTAATACTTCAGCATCCGGTCTTAAATGCGAGGCAACCGAATTAGCGAGTTCAGCAATTGCTCCGCGTTCTGTTGCTTTCAGATAAGCTTCCATCCTGGCATCGTAGCCGAATACAGAAGTGGTGGCACCAATTTCCGCACCCATATTACAAATGGTGCCTTTACCTGTGCAGGAAATATTCTCCGCACCTGGACCAAAATATTCGAGGATGGCACCTGTTCCGCCTTTCACAGTAAGGATTCCCGCCACTTTCAAAATCACATCTTTCGCTGAAGTCCAACCGTTCATTTTTCCCGTTAGGCGCACACCAATGAGCTTCGGGAATTTCAATTCCCAGGCCATGCCACTCATCACATCCACAGCATCAGCGCCTCCCACTCCAATAGCAATCATGCCCAATCCACCTGCATTTGGCGTATGGGAATCTGTACCGATCATCATGCCACCCGGAAAAGCATAATTCTCTAAAACTACCTGGTGAATAATTCCTGCACCCGGCTTCCAGAATCCAATGCCATACCGGTTAGAAACAGAAGCGAGGAAATCGTACACTTCTTTATTGGTATCAAGTGCGCTTTTTAAATCCGCGGCTGCTCCAACTTTCGCCTGAATCAAATGATCGCAGTGTACAGTGGAAGGAACAGCGGTTTTGTCTTTACCTGCTGTCATAAACTGCAACAAAGCCATTTGTGCCGTGGCATCCTGCATAGCTACGCGATCAGGGGCAAAATCAACGTAATCTTTGCTCCGGCTCAAAGCAGTAACCGGAAATGTTCCGAATAAATGTGAATACAATATTTTCTCCGCCAAAGTAAGCGGACGGTTGAGGAGTTGGCGTGCAGCAGAAATCTTAGCTGGTAATGCGTCGTAAACCGACCGGATCATTTCAAGGTCAAATGCCATTTTCAAACAGATTTATGAAAGAAGAAAGTATTAAATGTGGTGCAAAGTTAAAAAGAAAGGAAAGTGGTTCACGCAAAAATCAAAAAATCGATAGCAGGAAAATGAAATGGTAGAGACGCAATGCTTGCGTCTCGACACGGAATCATATATTTAATGTTGTAGAGACGCAATGTTTGCGTCTAACGGATCGAATATCCGTGGAGACGCCATGCTTGGCGTTTCTACAGAAAGATATTTCCATCATCATGGTTTCTTATTAGCTTCGCCCTTAACTATGAAATGGTTCAGATCCATCCTTCTCGCATTACTGTGTATCTGTTATTGCTATGTATTGAACACCAAAATGGGAGATATTCCACCGTTAGGTAAATTGTTATCACCATTCAACGGGTTTTGGCAGAATAATGAATCTGGAAAAATTGCTGAAACAGAATTAACAATAACAGGATTGATAGCTCCGGTAAAAGTGGTGATGGACAACAACATGGTGCCGCATATTTTCGCCAGAAACAACCACGATCTCTACCTTGCCCAAGGTTATATACATGCGAAATATCGTTTGTGGCAGATGGAATTTCAAACCCATGCGGCAGCCGGCAGAATCTCAGAAATTATTGGCGCAAAGGCATTGCCTTACGACCGTCAGCAACGAAATTTCGGAATGGTATACGCGGCGGAAAATGCCGAATCAAATATGATGGCCGACCCAATGATGAAGGAGGCAGGATCAGCTTATACCGAAGGAGTAAATGCGTATATAAAAAATTTATGCTCAAAAGATCTTCCGGTTGAATACAAGCTATTGGATTATAAACCTGAACCATGGACAACGCTGAAATGCGCTTTGCTGCTGAAATATATGACTTACGATCTGGCAGGTGCCAGCAGTGACCTTGCAACAAGTAATATATTGAAACAATACGGACAAACCGCCATTGATTCATTGTTCAACGGCCATGCCTATCTGAGTGAACCAATAATTCCTGCAGGCACAACATGGGACTTTGTGCCATTACCCATTCCTGCTGCACCCTTTCAGGTGATAAGTGAGGTGCCTGCTGTTAAACCCGATCATACACCCAATCCGGATAACGGGAGTAATAACTGG contains:
- a CDS encoding T9SS type A sorting domain-containing protein codes for the protein MKNFLLSCAFSLLCISSSFAQYPLVSIHDLQYIDAPSLAIGVDTSIYYLDTVQVEGIVTFDPCDYGLSTTGGRVGTWLQDGAGGAFNGVHVLIDAAAIGYTPGLNTLNNDVQFIDNFQVGNKVKCTGIVSNFGLTGAPVPGNSQILLLPVASSITGIGQAVPTPPLLTINQFSQNDGTGGQIIQRTTGEQWEGTYVQFNNVQVVDISYGTGSSTGRVFWSIQDQSGNKIQIRDVSGWMRNDTSDNFCTSSGSNTPTAWDVAPYANATISFVKGQIVEYCSTTSGCNYAVSPRDFNDIGVITAAPPIITNVNLSNPVPSTSETQTVSANITDVDGSVTSATLYYSVGLGNATFSSVAMSGSGSIWSGTIPAITTDSVYVNYWIKALDNGGNHANYPDSLATGSFYWVNNSGINSIKDVQWNPTGNGTPVYANKTLSDIDVEGIVMSTTGFLDLGLVTIQDGEGPWHGIFMRGQNLSTLQRGDKIKVTKAKIYENFNVTYLDSTTYTVVSTGNTLYNAYGGLSTESVRLGVFDETEPYEGSLVGFDVVYVVNQNPDNPSTFGEWSVDANTTDNLGMRCDDYSNDIGFDFGLDSLSLNQNLGYIYGIMYYSFSNWKILPRNKNDIEGYQTLTGIGNDPHHQLNGVKLYPNPATDQFDVAFDLKQAENLTIELVDVSGKLIKQLNSNYKSGFNQVNIAANTLLNGIYFLHIKGDGFSYATKLVIAK
- a CDS encoding co-chaperone GroES produces the protein MSKVSLRPLADRVLVKPADAEEKTKGGIIIPDTAKEKPMKGKVIAVGNGKKDEPMTVKAGDTVLYGKYAGTEITIDSNEYLIMRESDIFAIV
- the groL gene encoding chaperonin GroEL (60 kDa chaperone family; promotes refolding of misfolded polypeptides especially under stressful conditions; forms two stacked rings of heptamers to form a barrel-shaped 14mer; ends can be capped by GroES; misfolded proteins enter the barrel where they are refolded when GroES binds), which encodes MSKIITYTTDARDRLKKGVDSLADAVKVTLGPKGRNVVIEKKYGAPLITKDGVTVAKEIELEDPIENMGAQMLKEVASKTADIAGDGTTTATVLAQAMITAGLKNVAAGANPMDLKRGMDNAVSKVIDNLKSQSQNVGNDNKKIEQVATISANNDSEIGKLIAEAMAKVKKEGVITVEEAKGTETTVEIVEGMQFDRGYLSPYFVTNPDKMEADLERPYILIYDKKISSMKDLLPILEKVAQTGAPLLIIAEDLEGEALATLVVNKIRGTLKVTAVKAPGFGDRRKEMLEDIAKLTGGIVISEEQGYKLESATVAYLGKAEKIVVDKDNTTIVNGAGKKADILARVNQIKAQIETTTSDYDKEKLQERLAKLSGGVAVMYIGAASEMEMKEKKARVDDALHATRAAVEEGIVPGGGVAYIRAIESLDKLKSANEDEETGIQIVRRSLEEPLRQIAANAGLEGSIVVQKVKEGKGDFGFNARTEVYEKMLAAGVIDPTKVTRVALENAVSIASMLLTTECVIVDKPKEDKAPAMPPGGMGGMDY
- a CDS encoding aconitate hydratase, giving the protein MAFDLEMIRSVYDALPAKISAARQLLNRPLTLAEKILYSHLFGTFPVTALSRSKDYVDFAPDRVAMQDATAQMALLQFMTAGKDKTAVPSTVHCDHLIQAKVGAAADLKSALDTNKEVYDFLASVSNRYGIGFWKPGAGIIHQVVLENYAFPGGMMIGTDSHTPNAGGLGMIAIGVGGADAVDVMSGMAWELKFPKLIGVRLTGKMNGWTSAKDVILKVAGILTVKGGTGAILEYFGPGAENISCTGKGTICNMGAEIGATTSVFGYDARMEAYLKATERGAIAELANSVASHLRPDAEVLINPEKYYDEVIEIDLDTLEPHINGPYTPDLAWPLSKFKAAVAENGWPDKLEVALIGSCTNSSYEDMSRSASIAQQAIDKRLKAVSEFTITPGSEQIRYTIERDGMLSTFESIGGMVLANACGPCIGQWSRHITDPTKKNSILTSYNRNFAKRNDGNASTHAFVASPEIVTAFALAGSLSFNPLTDELINEKGERVRLDEPQGIELPVKGFAVEDAGYLAPAADGKNVVIAVDPASNRLQLLDPFPAWEGTDLKGLRLLIKAKGKCTTDHISMAGPWLKYRGHLDNISNNMLIGAMNFFNEKTDTVKNGLTGKYDSVPNVQRAYKAAGIGTVVIGDENYGEGSSREHAAMEPRHLGVRAVIVKSFARIHETNLKKQGMLGLTFADKADYDKIQEDDVIDILGLTTFAPDVPLTVLLHHADGTTDQFAVNQTFNASQIEWFKAGSALNLIKAASEKTKMK